The region AGAGAAGGAAGGAAGCATAAAGGTGACCTATACCTATGAGCTTACCACGGTTCCCAAGGCATCAGCAGAGGTTACCTACGAAGTGAATGGAAGGGGAACGATTCATGTAAAGGCCGTATTCCGGGGGCAAAAGGGATTGCCAGAGCTTCCTGCCTTTGGAATGAGGCTTATCACACCGGAAACAGCCAAGAAATTCACTTGGTATGGAAGAGGACCTGAGGAAAATTACTGCGACAGGAATGAAGGAGCGAGGCTAGGGATCTATGAGGATACGCCGGATAACAACCTTTCCCGTTATCTGGTACCTCAGGAGTGCGGTAACAGGACCGGAGTCCGCTGGCTCAAGGTATCGGACATGGACGGACATTCCATCAGCTTTTGCGCATCAGGCCAGGTGTTTGATGCTTCCGTACTCCCTTATACGGCGGAGGAACTGGAGGCGGCTACCCACAGGGAGGAGCTTCCGGTACCAAGATATACGGTAGTGAACATTTTAGGTGCCATGAGAGGAGTCGGCGGTGATGACAGCTGGGGAGCACCGGTTCACCAGGAGTACTGCATAAGTGGGGAAGAAGAGCTTGTAACTGAATTTACGATAGATAGAAGATCATAAATGCAAACGGCAGACGGCAGGAGTTTAAGTAAATTCTTCCGGTCTGCCGCTTTTTATTTTTCGCGGAAGGGAAATAAAAGCTGCTGATAAACATAATCAGAAAATCTCGTCCCTTTTTCCTGATATTATATTATAATAGAATTGAATCAGCAGTATACGGCAGAATGCAGAATGGGCTTCTGAGAGTATCGCCGTTCAATCTTAAAATCATGAACGGTGTGTCATGGTATACCGATTCATCAACAGTGACATATTGTTGTCATAATTGGGCTGGTATGATGCATGAGAAAAGTAGAAAATATAAAGATTGTTGAAAGAAGGGGATGCTATGCTGGAAAAAAAACCAACACAAGAAGAAATGACTTCCCTGATGGGAGAGGCTTTGTTTGAGTCATGGAAAATTCTTTGTGAAAGAATTGATGAGACGTATGATATGGAGCGCATGTGGAACAGCGGCGGAAAAGCCTGGAGGTACGAGTTTAAATACCGCAGGGGCGGGAAAACCCTCTGCGCGTTATATGCCAGAGAGAACTGTTTTGGATTCATGGTGATTATGGGTAAAGGGGAACGGGAAATTTTTGAACGGGAACGGCAGAACTATTCTACGGAAGTTCAGAAGGTATATGATGAATCAACAACCTATCATGATGGAAAATGGATGATGTTTTTTATAAAGGATCAATCGCTATTCGGTGATATGATGCAGCTGCTAAAGATAAAAAGAAGGCCCAATAAAAAGTGAAAAATAGCTGGAAAAAACCTTAAAAAATCCTATACGGGAAAAAGAAATAAAAACATTCAATCGCATTGATAAATGGAATCCAGTTTGAACGAATAGGTTTCTGAATGAATTGTTAAAAAGTAAAAAAGAAAGATAATTAAATAACAATAATGTGAAAAAAGTAACTAAATTGACAGATATAATCCTGAGGTATAATGAATACATAATTAAAGAATCCGGAACCATAAAATGTTAATAGAGAGGAGATAAAATTTTGCAGAATGTAGAGCTTCTAAAGAAATATCAGTTATTCATAGGCGGGCAATGGAAGGATGCTTCCGATGGAAAAACATTTCCGACAATCTGCCCGGCCGATGGGAGGGTGCTGACTGAGTGCGCTGAGGCAACAAAGGATGACGTGGATGAGGCGGTCCGGGAAGCATGGAAGGCATTTGAAACCTGGAAGAATGTACCGGTAAACCAGAGAGCTGCCATTCTGAATAAGATTGCGGATATCATAGATGCGAATAAGGAACATCTTGCCATGGTGGAAACCCTGGACAACGGGAAACCCATAAGGGAAACCTTGACGGTGGATATACCTCTTGGTGCCCAGCATTTCCGCTATTTTGCAGGCTGTATTATGGCGGAAGAGGGCAGTGCCAGTATACTGGGAGAAAATATCTTAAGTCTGATCCTGAAAGAACCGATCGGCGTGGTTGGGCAGATCGTTCCCTGGAATTTCCCATTCCTGATGGCAGCCTGGAAGCTGGCACCGGTACTGGCAAGCGGCTGCTGTTCCGTCTTTAAGACCTCCAGCACCACTTCTCTCAGCGTTCTGGAACTGGCAAGGCTAATCCAGGATGTGATCCCGGCCGGGGTGTTTAATGTGATTACCGGAGCGGGTTCCAAGTCCGGGCAATATATGTTGGAACATGAAGGATTCCGGAAGCTTGCATTTACCGGCTCAACGGAAGTCGGAAAGAACGTGGCCCTAGCAGCAGCGGAAAAGCTGATTCCGGCTACTTTGGAGCTGGGCGGCAAATCGGCTAATATTTACTTTGAGGACTGTGATTGGGAGATGGCCATGGATGGCTTACAGCTGGGGATTCTCTTTAACCAGGGCCAGGTATGCTGTGCGGGTTCCAGGGTCTTTGTGCAGGAAAGCATTTACGATAAGTTTGTGGAAGAAGCGGTTAAACGGTTTAACCAGGTAAAGGTCGGTCTTCCGTGGGATGAACATACCCAGATGGGAAGTCAGATCAGCAAAGGGCATATGAAGGATATTTTAAGCTACATAGAGATTGGAAAATCAGAAGGAGCGGCAGTGCTTTGCGGCGGAGAGCAGATTCTGGAGGACGGACTGGAAAACGGAGCATTTTTAAGGCCTACGCTCCTTGGCAATGTGACAAATGACATGAGGGTGGCACAAGAAGAGATCTTCGGACCTGTGGCATGTATCATTAAGTTTAAGACAGAGGATGAGGCCGTGGCTATGGCCAATGACAGCCAGTACGGACTGGGTGGAGCAGTATGGACCAGAGACATCAATCGGGCAATACGGGTTGCCAGAGCGGTGGAGACCGGACGTATGTGGGTTAATACCTATAATTCCATTCCTGAGGGAGCTCCTTTCGGGGGATACAAGACTTCGGGAATCGGCCGTGAGACACATAAGGTCATTCTGGAACACTACACCCAGACAAAGAATATCATGATCAATTTAACTGAATCTCCTTCCGGTTTTTATCCGGTTAAATAATTGGCAAGCAGGCAGAAAGCGGTTTTGCAGGATACAGTTCCAAAGCCGCTTTTTTGCATGGGAAAAGAGCTTGACCGGTTGGGAGAAATGTAATAGAGAAAGAAATGTGATATATTGCTTGACAAAATAAAAAATTGGCTGTATTCTAGTAATTGTACAATAAATACCAATAATTCCAAGAAAAGGAGGCAGAAACTATGAAACGTAACTTTGATGCAATTAGAAGGAATAGAATAGAGAATTTATTTTATATTCATCCAGTCTGCCTCAGTGAAGATAAAATCTTGTGATCATAAGTGTCACGGGATGAGTGTCAGCTCTATTCGGGAGCTGCTTCAATGAGTTTTTCCGCAGTCGGGATGGACTGCGGTTTTTTTTGTTATTTACCGAAAAAGACCGCTCTATGCAGTTTTTTTCGGTTTTTTTTACATAAAAGGGCGAATAACCCATTCATGCTTGCAGTAAATAAAGGAGGAAAAGTATGAAAAATCTATGGAAGTATGGAAAGAAGTACAGTTTTCTGTATGTTTTGGCGATTGCAGCTATGATCGTCAGCATTCTTTTGGATGCGGCGGCTCCCCAGATCACAAAGCATATCATTGACGATGTCATTGTGGGGGGAGAGATGCAGATTCTCATGAGGCTGCTTTTAGGGCTGGTAGGAATTGGACTTGGAAGAGCGGTGCTTCAGTACACAAAGGAATTTATTTTTGACTATGCCGCATCCGGGATTGGATGCAGCTTAAGGAAGGATTTATTTGACCACATCCAGACCCTGTCCATGGGGTATTTCGACAGCCACAATACAGGAGAATTGATGGCCAGAATCAAGGATGATGCGGAACGAATCTGGAATGCGTTCGGATTTGTGGGAATGCTGGTGTTAGAATGTTCCATTCACACCGTCATTGTTATCGTATGCATGTACCGTCTAAGCCCCATCCTTACACTGATACCGCTGGTAATTCTCCCCCTGATCGCCTGGTATGCGGTTAAAATGGAAAATGGTTTGGGAGAGGTTTACGATAAGATCAGTGAGCAGACCGCTGAATTAAATACGGTAGCACAGGAGAATCTGGCAGGGGTCCGTACCGTAAAAGCCTTTGCAAGAGAAGGTTACGAGATCGAAAAATTTAAGAAACACAATAAGCGGTATTACGATTTAAATATGAAGCAGGCCAAACTGATCGTCCGCTACCAGCCTAACATATCCTTTTTATCAAAGGTTCTTTTAATGGCAATTATTGTTATAGGCGGTATTTTGGTTATTCATGATAAGATGACCATTGGAGATCTGGGGGCATTTTCCGAGTATGCCAATAACATTATCTGGCCGATGGAAATGGTGGGCTGGCTCAGCAATGATATTGCAGCAGCGGTAGCCTCCAACAAAAAGATCAAAAAGATCATGGAGGAGCGGCCGGTCATCTGCAATCCGGAAAACCCGGTCCTGCCGGAGACGGTCCAGGGAGAACTGGCCTTTCAGCATGTGGACTTTGAGCTGGATGGAAAGAGTATTTTAAGCGACATTGATTTTACCTTAACAAAGGGCAAGACCCTTGGCATTATGGGAGTCACCGGTTCGGGAAAAAGCTCTATTGTCAATTTGATCGAGCGTTTCTATGACGTAACAAAGGGAAAAATCCTATTAGACGGGATCAATGTAAAGGATCTGCCTTTAGCATTTCTAAGGGGGCAGATATCGGTGGTCATGCAGGATGTATTCCTTTTTTCGGACAGCATTACGGAAAATATTAAGACTGGAAATAAGGATGCGACGGAATGGGAAAGCGTGCAGCAGGCCTCCATCTCGGCTGGAGCTGACGGCTTTATTCAAAAGCTTTCAGAACAGTATGATACGGTAATCGGCGAACGGGGAGTCGGACTCTCCGGGGGACAGAAGCAGAGGATCAGCATCGCCAGAGCCATTGCAAAAGAAACGCCTCTTTTAATTCTCGATGACTCCACCTCGGCTCTTGATATGGAGACAGAGAAGGAGATCGAGGCCCATCTTGCGGAATTAAAGGACAGTTCGAAAATCATTATCGCCCACCGCATTTCAGCTGTGCGCCGTGCCGATGAGATCCTGATCTTAGAGGAAGGACGGATCGTGGAACGGGGAACCCATGAGGAGCTTATGGAAATGCGTGGACAATATTATAAAACCTATCAGGTACAGTATGGAGAGGAGGAGATGAAATGGCAGTCAATTCAAGCAGAATAGATGAAGATCAGAAGGAAGTTTTTAAAAAGGATACCCTGCTTCGCCTGTATCGGTATCTCCTGGAATTTAAAAAGGAGATCATCATCGTTCTTTTTATCATGGCCGGTACCATAGCCATCAGCATGTCAGCACCCCTTATGATGGAATATGCCATCAATTCCTGTGTGGCTAATAAGGATATGGCAGGCCTTTTATGGCTGGGTTCTGGTGCAGCCGTGCTGTTCCTTTTATTCCTTGCAGGTACCAAGATACGCATGCGCCTTATGGCGGACGTATCCAACCGTGTGCTTTTGAATATCCGGGAAGAGCTTTATCAACATATTCAGACCCTTGGTTTTGGCTTTTTTGACAGCCGTCCTACGGGAAAGGTGCTTGCAAGGATTATTGGAGATGTAAATGCCTTAAAGGATGTGTTATCAGACAGTGTGACTCAGCTGATCCCGGACTTACTTACGGTCGTCTGTGTGGCGGTCATCATGCTGTTAAAGAATTACCGCCTGGCAATGGCGGCACTGCTGACCCTTCCCATATTGGCCGTGGGCATGTTTCTGATTGAAACTACAGTACACAGAAGGTGGCAGATCTACCGTAAAAAAACATCAAATTTAAATGCTTATGTCCATGAAGACTTATCCGGCATCCGGATTATACAGAGCTTTGCGGCGGAGCCGGAGACAAAAGAGGTATTTCATGACCTTGTTAACCAGCATTATAAATCCTTTATGGATGCGGTCATTGTGGCGGATGGCTTCGGACCTCTGGTTGAAATAACCTGGGGACTGGGCGGTTTCCTGCTGTATTTTATAGGAATCCGGATTGTTGGAGTGGAAAATATCGGAATCGGTACGTTTCTTGCGTTTTCAACCTATATCGCTATGTTCTGGAGCCCGATCCGGAATCTGGCTAACTTTTACAATAAACTGACCACCAACATATCCGCTGCGGAACGTATATTTGATATCATTGATACGGAAGCGGAAATAACAGATCAGGAGGGAGCCGTGATCTTACCGGAGATAAAGGGGGAAGTGGTCTTTGAGCACGTATCCTTTGCTTATGGAGATGAGCCGGACCGGCTGATTCTAGATGACGTAAACTTTACCGTTAAGCCAGGTGAAACCATTGCGCTGGTAGGACCAACTGGTGCGGGAAAGACCACCATTGTAAATCTGATCAGCCGTTTTTATGAAACCACCAGCGGTAGTATTTTCATTGACCGCCATGAAATCAAAGAAGTGACTTTAAAGAGCTTAAGAAGCCAGATGGGAATTATGACCCAGGATAACTTCCTCTTTTCCGGGACCATACGGGATAATATCAAATACGGTCGTCTGGAGGCTTCTGATGATGAGGTGATGGAGGCAGCGAAGGCAGTCAATGCCCATGAATTTATCATGAAGCTGGAAAATGGATATGACACGGTAATCAGCGAGAGAGGGGCAGGACTTTCCATCGGACAGAGGCAGCTTCTGGCTTTTGCAAGAACGATGGTGTCAAGGCCTGGGATTCTGATCCTTGACGAGGCTACCTCCAGCATTGATACCCATACAGAGCTTTTGGTACAGAAGGGAATTGATGCCTTATTAAAGGGCAGAACTTCCTTTGTCATTGCCCACCGCCTTTCCACTATCCGTAAGGCGGACCGCATTTTTGTCATTGATCAGGGAAATATCATGGAGTCAGGAAGCCACGAAGAGTTGATGGATCAGAAGGGGGCCTACTATAAATTATACCAAAGCCAGTTCTCCTAGTTAGGAAAAAGGATTGACCGGACGGTGGAAATGCAATAAAATAGGAGGCGAGGTGATAAAAGATGACAAAAGGAGCATTGGTTTTAGAAGGGGGTTCCTTAAGAGGGGTGTTCACGGCCGGGGTTTTGGATGTGTTCATGGAACAGGGAATTGAAATGTCCTATGTAAATGGGGTATCGGCCGGTTCCATGTGCGGCATGAGCTATGTAAGCAAGCAGATCGGCCGTACCATTAAAGTGGATTTGGATTATGTCAATGATAAACGGTTTTTAAGCTTTCGGAATATGGTAAAAAACCGCTCAATTTTTAATTTTGATTTCCTGTTTGGGGAATTATGCGATACGCTGGTTCCCTTTGACTATGATACCTTTTGGAAGTCCCGGCAGACCTTTGAGGTAGTTGCCACCCGTTGTAAGACGGGAAAGCCGGAATATTTTGAAAAAAGTTCCTGCGATGATTTTGTCAGTGCAGTAAAGGCTTCCAGCAGTATCCCTATTTTATCCGGCATGATCCCTGTAAAAGGGAAAAAATATCTGGATGGAGGCTGTTCCATGCCAATTGCATATCAGAGAGCCATTGATTTGGGATATGATAAAATCGTTGTGGTCCTTACCAGAGAGCACGGATTTCGGAAGCCTCAGCTGGACAAATGGACAAAAAGAGGGTATGAACGATATTTTGCTCCTTTACCGGAGCTTATGAAGGCCTTAAGAGAGGTACCTGACCGGTATAACCAGATGCAGGAGGAAATCGACCGGCTGGAGGAAGAAGGAAGAATCTATGTCATACGTCCAGATAAGCATGTTACAGTACATAGAACCGAAAAGGATAAGCGGAAGCTGGAGGCTCTTTACGAGGATGGACGGCGACTGGCGGAAGAACATATGGAGAAGCTGAAAAATTATCTGGAGATCGAAGCCTAGGAAAATGCCATGGATGCAAGCCTTTATGCCATGAGGAGATACGGGTATTTAAGAGGAAGGACATCAGGCATACCTTCTTGCCTTTAAAGACGGGAAAAAGAGGAAGGTGTAGGCATACTTTTGATCCCATAAGACGGGCAGCGAAGAGAGAGGCGTAGGCATATCTTAAAATCCAGAAAAACCGGACAAAAAAGAGGAAGACCAAAGGAATACTTTTATGCTCCGCTAACCGGGCAAAAACAGGAAGGCCAAAGGAATACTTTTATGCTCCGCTAACCGGGCAAAAAGAGGAAGGCCAAAGGTATATTTTATGCTCCGCTAACCGGGCAAAAAGAGGAAGGCCAAAGGAATACTTTTATGCTCCGCTAACCGGGCAAAAAGAGGAAGGCCAAAGGCATATTTATGTTCCGCTAACCGGGCAAAAAGAAGAAGGCCAAAGGCATACCTTAAAACCCCGTAAAACCGGGTAAAAAAGAGGAGCTAAAAGGCATACCTTTATACCCTGAGAAGACGGGCATAAAGGCGGAAAGGAAAGTACGGTATAGTTTATGAGTATTTATGATACATTAAATCCAATGCAAAAGGAAGCGGTACTCCATACGGAGGGACCGCTTCTCGTGCTGGCAGGAGCAGGGTCAGGAAAGACCAGAGTTCTTACACACCGCATTGCCTATTTAATCGAAGAAAAAAGCATCAATCCATGGAATATCCTGGCTATTACTTTTACTAATAAAGCGGCAGGTGAGATGCGGGAACGTGTAGACCGCCTGGTGGGCTTTGGTGCAGACAGTATCTGGGTTTCCACCTTTCATTCATCCTGTGTCCGCATTCTCAGGCGGCATATTGAGAGCCTTGGTTATACGACGAATTTTACTATATATGATTCCGATGACCAGAAAACACTGATGCGTCATGTGCTAAAGGGTCTTGATATGGATCCCAAGATCTATAAGGACCGGGCGATGCTGGGATTTATTTCCACAGCAAAGAACGAGCTGGTGACGGCTGAGGAATTTGAACAGAATGCCGGCGGTGATTTCAGGCAGAAAAAGGTGGCTCAGATTTATAAGGAATATCAGAACCAACTAAGAAAGAACAATGCCCTGGATTTTGATGATCTGATCATGAAGGCGGTGCAGCTGTTCCAGAACAATCCTGAAATTCTAGATTATTACCAGGAACGCTTTAAATACATCATGGTGGATGAGTATCAGGATACCAATACAGCTCAGTTTAAACTCATAAGCCTGCTGGCAGGAAAATACAGGAACCTTTGTGTGGTAGGGGATGATGACCAGTCCATTTATAAATTCCGGGGGGCCAACATTGAAAATATTTTGAATTTTGAAAAGGCTTATCCGGGGGCAAAGGTGATTAAACTGGAGCAGAACTATCGGTCCAGCCAGAGCATTTTAAATGCAGCCAATGAAGTGATCCGCCATAACCGGGGACGTAAAGACAAAACCCTGTGGACAGCCAATGAAGAGGGCCCCCTGGTACAGTTTAAGCAGTTTGAGA is a window of [Clostridium] saccharolyticum WM1 DNA encoding:
- a CDS encoding patatin-like phospholipase family protein → MTKGALVLEGGSLRGVFTAGVLDVFMEQGIEMSYVNGVSAGSMCGMSYVSKQIGRTIKVDLDYVNDKRFLSFRNMVKNRSIFNFDFLFGELCDTLVPFDYDTFWKSRQTFEVVATRCKTGKPEYFEKSSCDDFVSAVKASSSIPILSGMIPVKGKKYLDGGCSMPIAYQRAIDLGYDKIVVVLTREHGFRKPQLDKWTKRGYERYFAPLPELMKALREVPDRYNQMQEEIDRLEEEGRIYVIRPDKHVTVHRTEKDKRKLEALYEDGRRLAEEHMEKLKNYLEIEA
- a CDS encoding DUF3788 domain-containing protein, whose product is MLEKKPTQEEMTSLMGEALFESWKILCERIDETYDMERMWNSGGKAWRYEFKYRRGGKTLCALYARENCFGFMVIMGKGEREIFERERQNYSTEVQKVYDESTTYHDGKWMMFFIKDQSLFGDMMQLLKIKRRPNKK
- a CDS encoding ABC transporter ATP-binding protein; translation: MAVNSSRIDEDQKEVFKKDTLLRLYRYLLEFKKEIIIVLFIMAGTIAISMSAPLMMEYAINSCVANKDMAGLLWLGSGAAVLFLLFLAGTKIRMRLMADVSNRVLLNIREELYQHIQTLGFGFFDSRPTGKVLARIIGDVNALKDVLSDSVTQLIPDLLTVVCVAVIMLLKNYRLAMAALLTLPILAVGMFLIETTVHRRWQIYRKKTSNLNAYVHEDLSGIRIIQSFAAEPETKEVFHDLVNQHYKSFMDAVIVADGFGPLVEITWGLGGFLLYFIGIRIVGVENIGIGTFLAFSTYIAMFWSPIRNLANFYNKLTTNISAAERIFDIIDTEAEITDQEGAVILPEIKGEVVFEHVSFAYGDEPDRLILDDVNFTVKPGETIALVGPTGAGKTTIVNLISRFYETTSGSIFIDRHEIKEVTLKSLRSQMGIMTQDNFLFSGTIRDNIKYGRLEASDDEVMEAAKAVNAHEFIMKLENGYDTVISERGAGLSIGQRQLLAFARTMVSRPGILILDEATSSIDTHTELLVQKGIDALLKGRTSFVIAHRLSTIRKADRIFVIDQGNIMESGSHEELMDQKGAYYKLYQSQFS
- a CDS encoding ABC transporter ATP-binding protein, which produces MKNLWKYGKKYSFLYVLAIAAMIVSILLDAAAPQITKHIIDDVIVGGEMQILMRLLLGLVGIGLGRAVLQYTKEFIFDYAASGIGCSLRKDLFDHIQTLSMGYFDSHNTGELMARIKDDAERIWNAFGFVGMLVLECSIHTVIVIVCMYRLSPILTLIPLVILPLIAWYAVKMENGLGEVYDKISEQTAELNTVAQENLAGVRTVKAFAREGYEIEKFKKHNKRYYDLNMKQAKLIVRYQPNISFLSKVLLMAIIVIGGILVIHDKMTIGDLGAFSEYANNIIWPMEMVGWLSNDIAAAVASNKKIKKIMEERPVICNPENPVLPETVQGELAFQHVDFELDGKSILSDIDFTLTKGKTLGIMGVTGSGKSSIVNLIERFYDVTKGKILLDGINVKDLPLAFLRGQISVVMQDVFLFSDSITENIKTGNKDATEWESVQQASISAGADGFIQKLSEQYDTVIGERGVGLSGGQKQRISIARAIAKETPLLILDDSTSALDMETEKEIEAHLAELKDSSKIIIAHRISAVRRADEILILEEGRIVERGTHEELMEMRGQYYKTYQVQYGEEEMKWQSIQAE
- a CDS encoding aldehyde dehydrogenase family protein; this encodes MQNVELLKKYQLFIGGQWKDASDGKTFPTICPADGRVLTECAEATKDDVDEAVREAWKAFETWKNVPVNQRAAILNKIADIIDANKEHLAMVETLDNGKPIRETLTVDIPLGAQHFRYFAGCIMAEEGSASILGENILSLILKEPIGVVGQIVPWNFPFLMAAWKLAPVLASGCCSVFKTSSTTSLSVLELARLIQDVIPAGVFNVITGAGSKSGQYMLEHEGFRKLAFTGSTEVGKNVALAAAEKLIPATLELGGKSANIYFEDCDWEMAMDGLQLGILFNQGQVCCAGSRVFVQESIYDKFVEEAVKRFNQVKVGLPWDEHTQMGSQISKGHMKDILSYIEIGKSEGAAVLCGGEQILEDGLENGAFLRPTLLGNVTNDMRVAQEEIFGPVACIIKFKTEDEAVAMANDSQYGLGGAVWTRDINRAIRVARAVETGRMWVNTYNSIPEGAPFGGYKTSGIGRETHKVILEHYTQTKNIMINLTESPSGFYPVK